The following proteins are encoded in a genomic region of Pelodictyon phaeoclathratiforme BU-1:
- a CDS encoding GNAT family N-acetyltransferase, whose translation MDKSYQGEGLGNTLIADALVRSSSSLMAVYALLIDAKDESAATFYLHHGFIPCIGAPHTLFLPSGTLRKL comes from the coding sequence ATCGATAAAAGCTATCAGGGAGAGGGACTTGGCAACACGCTCATTGCAGACGCACTGGTACGCTCATCAAGTTCTTTGATGGCTGTTTATGCCTTGCTGATCGATGCAAAAGACGAGAGCGCAGCGACGTTTTACCTGCACCATGGATTCATTCCCTGCATCGGTGCACCTCATACATTGTTTCTGCCATCAGGCACACTCAGGAAACTCTGA
- a CDS encoding type II toxin-antitoxin system RelE/ParE family toxin yields the protein MEVSGLLKVARAARVFLDGACLLKSMPEIGRPMEDDTRRREQLPSFGAGTFVLRYMWDKQDTVVIIRVWHSKEIRI from the coding sequence GTGGAAGTATCTGGGTTGCTAAAGGTTGCACGAGCGGCAAGGGTCTTTCTGGACGGCGCATGTCTACTGAAATCGATGCCCGAGATTGGCCGCCCAATGGAGGATGACACTCGCAGACGCGAACAGCTTCCCTCTTTTGGTGCTGGCACTTTTGTGCTTCGCTATATGTGGGACAAACAGGATACGGTTGTTATTATTCGTGTCTGGCACAGCAAAGAGATCAGAATTTAG
- a CDS encoding AAA family ATPase, which yields MKGAIRKISINGYKSIRELKEFELRDLNIIIGANGSGKSNLVQVFQLLMAMSGKGMQKFILENGGADNFLHNGPRNTPAISMEFEFESHSDYRQGSNYYRFDLTPTVDDTFLVIEERKYVTTNWRPYGSPSLESRLEDEQEEPSATGGHGVGYFVYRSIANWMVYHFHDTSSSAPMRRYQIIENNAKLGSDGGNIAPFLLKLKTGNKFPAPSYYKEIINTVRLVMPFFDDFRLDVLKMGEAEKVKLSWQQKGSDFPMQPYHLSDGSIRFICLATALLNPFPPSVIVIDEPELGLHPEAIRILGELIRDAAKRTQIIVATQSPLLLDQFSIEDIVVVNRREGQSVFERLHRADFDEWLENYSVGELWSRNIIAGGTCHE from the coding sequence ATGAAAGGAGCAATCAGAAAAATAAGCATCAACGGGTATAAGTCGATTCGTGAGTTGAAGGAGTTTGAACTCCGTGATCTGAACATCATCATCGGGGCCAATGGCTCCGGAAAAAGCAACCTCGTGCAGGTTTTTCAGTTGCTGATGGCGATGTCCGGCAAAGGGATGCAAAAGTTTATTCTTGAAAATGGAGGGGCCGACAATTTTCTTCATAATGGCCCCAGGAACACTCCCGCAATATCGATGGAGTTTGAATTCGAGTCTCATAGCGATTACAGACAAGGATCGAACTACTACCGTTTTGACTTGACCCCTACTGTTGACGATACCTTTCTTGTCATTGAAGAACGGAAATATGTTACAACGAATTGGCGACCTTATGGCAGTCCATCACTTGAAAGCCGACTGGAGGACGAGCAGGAAGAGCCATCTGCTACGGGAGGACATGGGGTAGGCTATTTTGTTTATCGATCCATAGCCAACTGGATGGTCTATCACTTCCATGACACCAGTTCATCGGCCCCTATGCGCCGCTACCAGATCATCGAAAACAATGCTAAGCTCGGAAGCGACGGCGGCAATATCGCCCCGTTTCTGCTGAAATTGAAAACCGGCAACAAGTTCCCTGCCCCTTCATATTATAAAGAGATTATCAATACCGTCCGGCTGGTCATGCCTTTTTTTGACGATTTCCGTCTTGACGTACTCAAAATGGGCGAAGCGGAAAAAGTCAAACTCAGTTGGCAACAGAAAGGCTCCGATTTTCCAATGCAGCCCTATCACCTCTCCGATGGCTCCATTCGGTTCATCTGCCTCGCCACTGCATTGTTGAATCCATTTCCGCCTTCCGTCATTGTCATTGACGAACCGGAACTTGGCCTGCATCCGGAGGCCATAAGGATTCTCGGAGAACTGATTCGTGATGCGGCAAAACGAACGCAGATCATTGTCGCGACGCAGTCCCCCCTGCTGCTCGATCAGTTTTCCATCGAAGATATCGTGGTGGTAAACCGCAGAGAGGGACAATCTGTTTTTGAACGATTGCATCGTGCCGATTTCGATGAATGGCTGGAAAATTATTCTGTCGGTGAGCTCTGGTCACGGAATATCATTGCTGGAGGCACCTGCCATGAATGA
- a CDS encoding DUF4276 family protein produces the protein MNDYAEVIVLAEGPTEQLFVKRLLAPYLAHQGVFLTPVILNKPGEKGGDVKFARARNDIEKHLKQRKNTWITLLVDYYGIGSDWPGYAESKKQTQHTRKAQIMNQATAEEVDTLFSDLNSAQRFIPYLSMYEIEALYFSDPPGLAEQSGVPQKAIEQILATCGEPENINDHSTTAPSKRLEKLSSRFKKTTTGIAIATAIGIPKMRESCPLFNNWVTKLENLSH, from the coding sequence ATGAATGATTATGCCGAAGTAATTGTGCTTGCAGAAGGGCCAACAGAACAACTCTTTGTCAAACGGTTGTTGGCGCCATATCTGGCGCATCAAGGCGTGTTTCTTACACCTGTCATTTTGAATAAGCCTGGTGAAAAAGGTGGCGATGTCAAATTTGCACGCGCCCGTAATGACATCGAGAAACATCTGAAACAAAGAAAGAATACCTGGATAACATTATTGGTCGATTACTACGGCATTGGCAGCGATTGGCCCGGATACGCGGAATCAAAAAAGCAGACGCAACATACCCGTAAGGCCCAGATCATGAACCAGGCTACGGCTGAAGAGGTCGATACCCTGTTCTCAGACCTCAATTCCGCCCAGCGTTTCATTCCTTATCTCTCCATGTATGAGATCGAAGCCCTCTACTTCAGTGACCCGCCTGGTCTTGCCGAACAGTCTGGAGTGCCGCAAAAAGCAATCGAGCAGATTCTGGCCACATGCGGCGAGCCGGAGAACATCAACGATCACTCAACAACCGCTCCTTCAAAAAGGCTGGAAAAACTCTCGAGCCGGTTCAAAAAAACCACAACCGGCATTGCCATAGCCACTGCCATAGGCATCCCTAAAATGCGGGAATCATGCCCGTTATTCAATAACTGGGTAACAAAACTCGAAAATCTCTCGCACTGA
- a CDS encoding antitoxin: MEKIMMAKLTKEDKEILDSFEKGEWVPVPDLSKRRKELAEYAGNSLKKDKRLNIRISERDLTELQRKAIKEGLPYQTYVASIIHKFINGTLVDGTAKEVQNRR; encoded by the coding sequence TTGGAGAAAATCATGATGGCTAAACTGACCAAAGAAGATAAGGAAATACTGGATAGCTTTGAAAAAGGTGAATGGGTTCCTGTTCCCGATCTTTCAAAAAGAAGAAAAGAGTTGGCTGAGTATGCTGGTAATTCTTTGAAAAAAGATAAGAGGCTGAATATTCGGATTTCTGAAAGAGACCTCACTGAGTTACAAAGAAAGGCCATCAAAGAAGGTTTGCCGTACCAGACTTATGTAGCAAGTATTATTCACAAGTTCATTAACGGAACACTGGTGGATGGAACAGCAAAAGAGGTGCAAAACAGGCGCTGA
- a CDS encoding BrnA antitoxin family protein codes for MSKISKRSTILMPTAEEDKAITAAAKSDPDAQPLTPKQLKAMVPIRALRGRPRSENKKLLVSVRYSPEVIAYFKSTGEGWQSRMDGVLRKYVTRHSRSA; via the coding sequence ATGTCGAAAATCTCTAAGCGTTCAACTATCCTCATGCCCACTGCGGAAGAGGACAAGGCCATTACTGCGGCAGCTAAAAGTGATCCTGACGCGCAGCCACTCACGCCAAAGCAACTGAAGGCGATGGTGCCAATCCGCGCACTGCGTGGTCGTCCGAGGTCTGAAAACAAGAAGCTGCTTGTGTCGGTGCGCTATAGCCCCGAGGTCATCGCCTACTTCAAGTCAACCGGTGAAGGGTGGCAATCGCGAATGGATGGTGTGCTTCGTAAGTACGTCACGCGCCATTCCCGTAGCGCGTGA
- a CDS encoding AbrB/MazE/SpoVT family DNA-binding domain-containing protein — protein sequence MNTVAVSSKFQVVIPKEIREDIGLRAGTTMEIITYGSRIELVPIQPMKSLKGIFKGINTEIKREEERI from the coding sequence ATGAATACTGTTGCTGTTTCAAGTAAGTTTCAGGTTGTTATACCCAAAGAAATAAGAGAAGATATTGGCCTTCGTGCCGGAACAACGATGGAGATCATCACCTATGGGAGTCGGATTGAACTTGTACCAATCCAACCAATGAAATCGCTCAAAGGTATCTTTAAGGGTATTAACACCGAGATCAAAAGAGAAGAAGAGAGAATATGA
- a CDS encoding helix-turn-helix domain-containing protein translates to MKTTNFDDLLAENLKDEEFKKEYDALEEEFDVAKKIIHLRMIAGMTQKELARQAHTSQAAISRLESGAYRNVSLAFLRRVGAVLGVKPHVSFH, encoded by the coding sequence ATGAAGACAACTAATTTTGATGACCTGCTTGCAGAGAATCTCAAGGATGAAGAGTTCAAAAAAGAGTATGATGCTCTCGAAGAGGAATTTGATGTCGCAAAAAAGATTATCCATCTCCGCATGATTGCCGGTATGACTCAAAAAGAGCTTGCACGTCAGGCACATACGTCACAAGCTGCGATTTCCCGGTTGGAATCAGGAGCGTACAGAAACGTCAGTCTGGCATTTTTGCGTCGTGTTGGAGCTGTTTTGGGAGTAAAGCCACACGTTAGTTTTCATTAG
- a CDS encoding type II toxin-antitoxin system RelE/ParE family toxin, translating to MAGTDGLKELRVKVGTDICRIFYFHHRGTLYVATSGYIKKEMKTDHGEIEKAQKLRKIFIEEMMQ from the coding sequence TTGGCGGGCACCGATGGTCTTAAAGAATTGCGTGTCAAAGTTGGCACTGATATTTGCAGAATATTCTACTTCCATCATAGGGGCACCCTGTATGTGGCAACATCAGGCTACATAAAAAAGGAGATGAAAACAGATCATGGCGAAATTGAAAAGGCTCAAAAATTACGCAAGATTTTTATAGAGGAGATGATGCAATGA
- a CDS encoding PEGA domain-containing protein, translating into MKKNTFISLLLLVGLGPVLTGCATIMDGSKQKIGFSSNPTGAAVSVDGKTLGNTPLTEDLSTKDIHTVKMDLVGYHPYEMTLTKKTNSWVWGNIIFGGFIGLGIDAITGGLYRLTPEQVNADLKVKGLSSSDIKDKTLYVTVTLQPDASWQKIGVMN; encoded by the coding sequence ATGAAAAAGAACACATTTATTTCGTTACTACTATTGGTTGGACTTGGACCTGTGTTAACAGGTTGTGCAACGATTATGGATGGGTCAAAACAAAAAATCGGTTTTTCCAGCAATCCAACAGGTGCTGCAGTTAGCGTTGATGGCAAAACATTAGGGAACACTCCTTTAACTGAAGATTTGTCGACAAAGGATATCCATACCGTAAAGATGGATTTGGTTGGTTACCACCCATACGAAATGACACTAACCAAGAAAACAAATAGCTGGGTATGGGGTAACATTATTTTCGGTGGTTTTATCGGATTAGGCATCGATGCTATCACAGGCGGACTGTATAGATTAACCCCTGAACAAGTAAATGCAGACCTGAAAGTAAAAGGACTCTCATCATCTGACATAAAGGATAAAACTCTTTATGTTACAGTGACACTGCAGCCAGATGCTTCCTGGCAGAAAATTGGCGTTATGAACTGA
- a CDS encoding IS1380-like element ISPph3 family transposase produces MSKGTKNSRKKDHHISSVGTTNDCITNRAGLTLFATYLQSIQLMPIMDEMFCAMRKNKKGVPVVDLLLQLLCFFMDGTSRHLTQFDQLKKERSYAPLIGCKPEHLASSHAVKRFFGIFSFHQVKLFRYLLQKIFLWRLKIDQPAVIELGIDSMVMDNNDALKREGVEPTYKKVNGFHPVQMNWGRYFVDAVFRVGSDHSNHGQTVEMMIRHIVATIRKEYRVNVPIIIRMDSGFYDQKLFKTCESLHVGYICGGKLYDNVKKAAEENANWSNFNSHNKKEIWEYTEFMCQQETWDLARRTIYSRMIQHDRQLVVPGLGTDSVIVTNIGMGCCLIDELLYQAGAENLLFAHDILGNYHQRGNDELANRAIKNFGEEQLPFKYFYANAAWYFLMLLGNNLFESFKADVSSSVIATTVYADTFRRQLIDTAAQKLFVMAKSL; encoded by the coding sequence ATGTCGAAAGGTACAAAAAATAGCCGCAAAAAAGACCATCACATCAGTTCTGTCGGGACAACCAATGATTGTATTACCAACCGTGCTGGGCTGACATTGTTCGCCACCTATCTGCAGAGTATTCAGCTCATGCCGATTATGGATGAAATGTTTTGTGCCATGCGAAAAAACAAAAAAGGCGTCCCGGTTGTTGATCTGCTTCTTCAATTGTTGTGCTTTTTTATGGATGGTACCAGCCGTCACCTGACGCAGTTCGACCAGCTCAAAAAAGAAAGGAGCTATGCTCCGCTGATTGGCTGTAAGCCAGAGCACTTGGCATCGTCTCATGCAGTCAAGAGATTTTTTGGAATTTTCTCTTTTCATCAAGTCAAGCTGTTCCGTTATTTATTGCAAAAGATTTTTTTGTGGCGTCTGAAAATTGATCAGCCCGCAGTTATTGAACTGGGTATTGATTCTATGGTGATGGATAATAATGATGCTCTGAAACGAGAAGGTGTTGAACCAACGTACAAGAAAGTCAACGGTTTTCATCCCGTACAAATGAATTGGGGCAGGTACTTTGTTGATGCTGTTTTCCGTGTTGGCTCAGATCATTCAAATCATGGTCAAACGGTTGAAATGATGATACGTCATATTGTTGCTACGATCAGAAAGGAGTATCGTGTTAACGTACCGATCATTATTCGAATGGATTCCGGCTTCTACGATCAGAAGTTGTTCAAAACCTGTGAGTCGTTGCATGTTGGTTATATATGCGGCGGAAAGCTTTACGACAATGTAAAAAAAGCTGCGGAGGAGAACGCCAATTGGTCTAACTTTAACTCGCACAATAAAAAGGAGATATGGGAGTATACCGAGTTTATGTGTCAACAAGAAACTTGGGATTTGGCCCGTCGGACGATTTATAGTCGTATGATTCAGCATGACCGGCAACTTGTCGTACCTGGACTGGGTACTGATAGCGTCATCGTCACCAACATTGGTATGGGTTGTTGTTTGATTGACGAACTTCTCTATCAAGCCGGTGCCGAGAATCTTCTTTTCGCTCACGATATTCTCGGAAACTATCACCAGCGTGGCAATGATGAATTGGCCAACCGTGCCATCAAAAACTTTGGCGAAGAACAATTACCCTTCAAGTATTTTTATGCTAATGCAGCATGGTACTTTCTCATGCTGCTTGGTAATAATCTGTTCGAGAGCTTCAAAGCAGATGTCAGCTCATCAGTTATTGCTACAACAGTTTATGCAGATACATTTCGTCGGCAGCTTATTGATACCGCAGCCCAAAAATTGTTCGTAATGGCAAAAAGCTTATGA
- a CDS encoding four helix bundle suffix domain-containing protein yields MNPVKKLRPSGGYRKSASFQTATLIYDATYWFCEKFIDSRSRTVDQMIQAARSGRQNIAEGSRAAATSSQTEPRLINVARASLEELLLDFEDYLRHRHLPQWPPSSQDAYAVRDVPKRFRQSSPDHSDLTDIGDQERWELYAPWLEHDDAAIRSNAIICLINQANYLLDQQIAALEKAFIEGGGYSEQLAVARLVERKRQQEEHSGSLEPAGSIPSCPQCGKPMVLRTAKAGINDGKQFWGCSGYPACRGVVKL; encoded by the coding sequence ATGAACCCTGTGAAAAAGCTGCGACCGAGTGGCGGCTATCGTAAGAGCGCCAGTTTTCAAACGGCCACTCTGATATATGACGCCACTTACTGGTTTTGCGAGAAGTTCATTGATTCCCGATCGCGTACAGTGGATCAGATGATCCAGGCGGCCCGTTCCGGTAGGCAGAACATTGCTGAGGGGAGCCGTGCTGCGGCAACCTCCTCACAAACAGAACCGCGGTTGATTAATGTTGCACGGGCCAGCCTTGAGGAGCTTCTGCTTGATTTTGAGGACTATCTGCGCCACCGGCACCTTCCTCAATGGCCGCCTTCAAGCCAGGACGCGTATGCCGTTCGCGATGTGCCGAAACGGTTCAGGCAAAGCTCTCCTGATCACTCCGATCTGACCGATATTGGTGATCAGGAGCGGTGGGAGCTCTATGCGCCATGGCTGGAGCATGATGATGCTGCCATTCGCTCCAATGCGATTATCTGCCTTATCAATCAGGCGAATTACCTGCTCGACCAGCAGATTGCTGCGCTGGAAAAGGCGTTTATTGAGGGCGGGGGCTATAGTGAGCAACTTGCTGTAGCCCGCCTGGTAGAGCGTAAACGGCAGCAGGAGGAGCACTCCGGTTCACTCGAACCTGCTGGTTCCATTCCCTCATGCCCGCAATGTGGCAAGCCCATGGTGTTGCGGACGGCCAAGGCCGGAATAAACGATGGCAAACAGTTTTGGGGCTGCAGCGGCTATCCCGCGTGCCGAGGGGTTGTGAAGCTCTGA
- a CDS encoding cold-shock protein: MTTPVMADTGTVKWFNKMKGFGFIIPDNGGADVFVHINELEKSGLATLNEADKVKYDMVEKNGKVAAGNIQLLK, encoded by the coding sequence ATGACCACCCCTGTGATGGCTGATACCGGTACGGTGAAATGGTTTAATAAAATGAAAGGCTTTGGTTTTATTATCCCTGATAATGGCGGAGCGGATGTATTTGTGCATATCAACGAACTTGAAAAGTCTGGGCTTGCTACCTTAAATGAAGCCGATAAAGTCAAATATGATATGGTTGAAAAGAATGGTAAAGTGGCTGCTGGAAATATTCAGTTGCTGAAATAG
- a CDS encoding FKBP-type peptidyl-prolyl cis-trans isomerase, translating to MAQAKQGDTVRVHYTGTLDDGTMFDTSVDREPLEFTIGGGQVIIGFDTAVLDMAPGEKRTSVIPAVEAYGEHSKELVTDVDRERFPADMELEIGQQLQVGLPDNQHAVVMVVDLSDTSVTLDANHPLAGQDLTFEIELVEIL from the coding sequence ATGGCGCAGGCAAAACAGGGAGATACCGTCAGGGTTCATTATACCGGAACGCTTGATGACGGTACGATGTTCGACACATCAGTTGACCGTGAACCACTGGAGTTTACAATTGGGGGTGGGCAGGTTATCATCGGATTCGATACAGCAGTACTCGATATGGCCCCCGGAGAGAAAAGGACTTCCGTGATCCCTGCCGTGGAGGCATATGGAGAGCACAGTAAAGAGCTGGTAACCGATGTTGATCGTGAGCGGTTTCCTGCCGATATGGAACTTGAAATCGGCCAGCAGCTTCAGGTCGGGCTTCCCGACAACCAGCATGCCGTGGTTATGGTGGTTGACTTGAGTGATACCTCAGTCACGCTTGATGCCAATCACCCCCTCGCAGGCCAGGATCTCACCTTTGAAATCGAGCTTGTCGAGATTCTTTAA
- a CDS encoding mechanosensitive ion channel family protein, translating into MEIIQNFWDLVQGGYLIPALVVLVALIGYLAANSLFSRALAAIRFSIRGASVPLELMAWPFRLLLSLVALAMLLHAIPFPEDTRDILRHLLLIIAIIGIAWFFMRLFRVFEQLILQRYAAKVRENESARKISTHVSLARKILNVLLLLLAVSSVLMTFDTVRQVGLSILASAGIASVIIGFAAQKSLTTLISGIQIAITQPISIDDVVVVENEWGRIEEITLTYVVVQLWDQRRLIVPINWFIDRPFENWSRTSAELLGTVFFYTDYTVNPETLRHELERVLASTPLWDGRVAQLHITNITEKSVEIRVLVSAANSSNVWELRCLVREQLIEFIKSNYPGWLPKLTMEMDKGKMAPET; encoded by the coding sequence ATGGAGATCATCCAGAATTTTTGGGATTTGGTTCAGGGTGGTTACCTGATACCGGCACTGGTGGTTCTGGTTGCCCTGATTGGTTATCTGGCGGCAAATTCGCTTTTCAGCAGAGCACTGGCGGCCATCCGTTTTTCGATCAGAGGCGCCAGTGTTCCTTTGGAACTCATGGCTTGGCCATTCCGTTTGCTTCTCTCTCTTGTGGCTTTGGCCATGCTTCTCCATGCAATACCCTTCCCTGAGGATACAAGGGATATTCTCCGGCACCTCCTCCTCATTATTGCCATTATCGGTATCGCCTGGTTTTTCATGCGACTGTTCAGGGTTTTTGAGCAATTGATCCTGCAACGTTACGCGGCAAAAGTCCGGGAAAACGAATCTGCAAGAAAAATATCCACCCATGTCAGCCTCGCCCGCAAGATTCTCAATGTGCTTCTTCTGCTTCTTGCTGTTTCCAGTGTGCTGATGACCTTTGATACGGTTCGTCAGGTTGGGTTAAGCATTCTTGCCTCTGCAGGTATTGCCAGCGTGATTATTGGCTTTGCAGCCCAAAAAAGCCTCACAACCCTTATCTCCGGAATCCAGATTGCCATAACGCAGCCGATCAGCATCGATGATGTGGTCGTTGTTGAAAACGAGTGGGGGAGAATTGAAGAGATTACCCTGACCTATGTTGTTGTTCAGCTCTGGGATCAGCGCCGCCTTATTGTGCCCATCAACTGGTTTATTGATCGTCCCTTTGAGAACTGGTCACGCACCTCGGCAGAGCTGCTTGGTACCGTGTTTTTCTATACGGATTATACCGTTAATCCCGAAACGCTCCGCCATGAGCTCGAACGGGTTTTGGCATCAACTCCTCTCTGGGATGGCCGCGTGGCGCAACTCCACATAACCAATATCACCGAAAAATCGGTCGAGATACGGGTGCTTGTGAGTGCAGCCAACTCCTCCAACGTCTGGGAACTGCGCTGTCTGGTGCGTGAACAGTTGATCGAGTTCATCAAGAGTAACTATCCCGGATGGTTGCCGAAACTGACGATGGAGATGGATAAGGGTAAAATGGCTCCTGAAACATAA
- a CDS encoding protoporphyrinogen/coproporphyrinogen oxidase has translation MMQNDVVVIGGGISGLSLAYYCVQAGMKTTLLEKNDTIGGSFASPQYNAHGKNFWMELGAHTCYSSYQNLLDIVEGCGLKDSIIPRAKVPFTLFVNGKIKSIVSQLHILELLVSVPNLFKLKKTGLSVSSYYSKIVGERNYREVISHFFNAVPSQKTDDFPADMMFKSREKRKDMLKNYTFTNGLQSVARAISAKSGLNVFTSQDVNSVVYKDGLYEIRSAGGGEYSAKTLVFATPSSVTSKLLKGIQPDIANHLGQLKAADVDSVGVIVRKENVKLKPVAALIAPNDVFFSVVSRDTVPDDNYRGFVFHFKPGLDEKTKRSRITEVLGIGFSKIEHTESKQNTVPTLRLGHHEWLEKTDALLKGNKSLLLTGNYFGGMAIEDCVSRSKSEFARLKG, from the coding sequence ATGATGCAAAACGATGTTGTTGTTATCGGCGGTGGCATAAGCGGCCTCAGCCTTGCTTATTATTGTGTGCAGGCTGGCATGAAAACCACGCTGCTTGAAAAAAATGATACGATCGGCGGCTCTTTTGCCTCCCCTCAGTACAACGCTCACGGCAAGAATTTCTGGATGGAACTTGGCGCTCATACCTGTTACAGCTCATACCAGAATCTGCTCGATATTGTTGAAGGGTGTGGCCTGAAGGATTCGATCATTCCCCGTGCCAAGGTGCCCTTTACCCTCTTTGTCAATGGAAAAATCAAATCTATTGTTTCCCAGCTTCACATTCTGGAACTGCTTGTTTCCGTCCCGAACCTCTTCAAACTGAAGAAAACCGGATTGAGCGTCAGCTCCTATTATTCAAAAATTGTGGGAGAACGCAACTACCGGGAGGTGATCAGCCATTTCTTCAATGCTGTCCCATCACAGAAAACGGACGATTTTCCTGCCGATATGATGTTTAAAAGCCGGGAGAAGAGAAAGGATATGCTGAAGAACTATACCTTCACCAACGGTTTGCAGAGTGTTGCGCGGGCGATTTCCGCAAAAAGCGGCCTGAATGTTTTTACCAGTCAGGATGTCAATTCAGTGGTGTATAAAGATGGCCTCTATGAAATCAGGAGTGCCGGAGGTGGAGAGTATTCAGCCAAAACACTTGTTTTTGCAACACCCTCTTCGGTCACCTCAAAGCTATTGAAAGGTATTCAGCCCGATATCGCAAACCATCTTGGCCAGCTCAAGGCTGCTGATGTTGATTCTGTAGGGGTCATTGTCCGCAAGGAGAATGTCAAGCTCAAACCTGTTGCAGCTCTTATTGCACCCAACGACGTTTTCTTTTCAGTCGTATCGCGCGATACCGTACCAGACGATAACTATCGTGGTTTTGTTTTCCATTTCAAGCCGGGTCTGGATGAAAAGACGAAAAGAAGCCGCATCACAGAGGTGCTTGGTATTGGATTTTCGAAGATAGAGCATACCGAATCAAAACAGAATACCGTGCCTACGCTTCGGCTTGGCCATCATGAGTGGCTTGAAAAAACGGACGCACTGTTGAAGGGAAACAAGAGCCTGCTTCTGACCGGTAATTATTTTGGCGGTATGGCTATTGAAGATTGCGTGAGTCGTTCAAAAAGTGAATTTGCCCGACTGAAAGGATAG
- a CDS encoding gamma carbonic anhydrase family protein — MGKVMPYRGLWPTLHETVFMTDGAFVIGDVHIGAYSSVWFNAVVRGDVCPIRIGEKTSVQDNATLHVTHDTGPLNIGNCVTIGHGAVLHACTVKDYVLIGMGAVLLDDCVVEPWSIVAAGSLVRQGFTVPSGMLVAGVPAKVMRPITDAERRNIEESPENYVRYSQNYRAEEPQP; from the coding sequence ATGGGAAAAGTAATGCCTTACAGGGGGCTCTGGCCAACGCTGCATGAAACGGTTTTCATGACGGACGGTGCATTCGTCATTGGTGACGTGCATATTGGCGCTTATTCAAGTGTCTGGTTCAATGCGGTGGTGCGGGGTGATGTCTGTCCTATCCGCATCGGTGAGAAAACCAGTGTGCAGGATAATGCAACGCTGCATGTTACACACGATACCGGCCCATTGAACATCGGCAACTGTGTCACCATTGGTCATGGAGCCGTTCTTCATGCCTGCACGGTGAAGGACTATGTGCTGATCGGCATGGGCGCAGTGCTGCTTGATGACTGTGTTGTTGAGCCCTGGTCGATTGTCGCCGCCGGATCACTGGTCAGGCAGGGGTTTACGGTGCCTTCAGGAATGCTCGTTGCCGGTGTTCCCGCTAAAGTGATGCGCCCGATAACTGATGCTGAACGACGCAATATTGAGGAGTCACCGGAAAACTATGTGCGCTACTCGCAAAACTATCGGGCAGAGGAGCCGCAGCCATAA
- a CDS encoding bacteriochlorophyll c-binding family protein, whose translation MSKLSGVFTNGAECYGRFVEVFIDGHWWVVGDALENIGKTTKRLLVNAYPFIYGGAGSSSVFKGSSPKAAGYAKPTKDIEQRFRD comes from the coding sequence ATGAGCAAACTATCTGGAGTATTTACCAATGGGGCGGAGTGTTACGGAAGATTCGTTGAGGTCTTCATTGACGGGCACTGGTGGGTAGTCGGAGACGCTCTTGAGAATATCGGAAAGACGACGAAGCGGTTGTTGGTCAATGCCTATCCCTTCATTTACGGTGGAGCTGGATCATCATCTGTTTTCAAGGGTTCTTCGCCCAAGGCGGCAGGTTATGCCAAGCCAACCAAGGATATTGAACAACGGTTCAGGGATTGA